The Etheostoma cragini isolate CJK2018 chromosome 15, CSU_Ecrag_1.0, whole genome shotgun sequence genome window below encodes:
- the nup85 gene encoding nuclear pore complex protein Nup85 — MEELDVEPAITNIPAASDGKHLGFAWGPGDILAYETLYMPSSAKGSGCSFIHEVRKDEDIYSPILRKLFNESHHIFVGLQTIREDLPSKNKKTQFVSISKNYRSVIRACMEELQQVAVSTKVAKVATQYGNQVSILLAIELIWNLCEVLFIDAAPAGPLLLHLLDWVRLHKGDVDEKAREVLQSESPAEHHDYWDVVVSYVLQGRFEEARQMLVKQAILQPAASNMYKLMDTLLSKMPFYNPGGTQTLTEFDVKWRHWHEEVDRCLQDNSFASNQHLEIICKILVGDEDTLLEHKELLSTWYHFLVTRLLFCHPTVKPIELHYYAQSCMTMFLDLRSVPEPLDSILLAAFEFDIHQVIKDCSIALNNWWFVAHLTDLLDHCKLLQSHNLHFGSNLREFLLLEYASGLFTHHSLWQLAVDYFDNCPEFGHVYLELQIERVPLETERKALKVLRICEQRQMSEQVRSICKIMAMRALRNNRLGSALSWSIRAKDAAFATLISERFLQDYCARGTFSDLDLIDNLGPAMLLSDRLTFLVKYREFHKLYEEKRFSEAAKLLLSLITAKIAPQSFWMTLLTDALPLLEQKEVIFSADQTHELMFCLEELTSSLNTTAPGTDRTMQDEDIEQTKVELLRLALARNLAMAIVKEGTVEA, encoded by the exons ATGGAGGAGTTAGATGTTGAGCCGGCAATCACC aacaTTCCTGCAGCCAGTGATGGGAAGCATTTGGGATTTGCATGGGGTCCAGGTGATATCCTTGCGTATGAGACCCTTTACATGCCATCAA GTGCTAAAGGATCAGGCTGCTCCTTCATCCATGAGGTCAGAAAAGATGAAGACATTTATTCCCCCATTTTACGCAAACTCTTCAATGAGTCACATCACATCTTTGTTGGCCTTCAGACAATTAGAGAGGACCTCCCcagcaagaacaaaaaaaccCA ATTTGTCAGCATTAGTAAAAACTATAGATCTGTGATAAGAGCCTGTATGGAGGAGCTTCAGCAAGTTGCAG tttctACAAAAGTTGCAAAAGTAGCCACGCAATATGGAAATCAG GTGTCCATTCTGTTAGCCATAGAACTGATCTGGAATCTGTGTGAAGTGCTGTTCATTGATGCTGCTCCTG cgGGTCCCCTGTTGCTCCACCTCCTAGACTGGGTACGGTTACACAAGGGTGATGTGGATGAGAAGGCCAGAGAAGTGCTGCAAAGCGAGAGCCCTGCTGAGCACCACGACTACTGGGATGTG GTGGTGAGTTATGTGCTGCAGGGCAGGTTTGAAGAAGCCAGACAGATGCTGGTGAAGCAGGCCATCCTACAGCCTGCTGCCAGCAACATGTACAAGCTGATGGACACTCTTCTCAGCAAGATGCCCTTCTACAAT CCTGGTGGCACCCAGACGCTGACAGAGTTTGATGTGAAGTGGAGACACTGGCATGAGGAGGTGGACCGCTGCCTGCAGGACAACTCGTTTGCCAGCAACCAACATCTGGAAATCATCTGCAAG ATCCTAGTTGGGGATGAAGACACTTTGCTGGAGCACAAGGAGCTACTGAGCACCTGGTACCACTTCCTGGTCACTAGACTGCTCTTCTGCCACCCCACAGTTAAACCCATTGAGTTACACTACTATGCACAG tctTGCATGACAATGTTTCTCGACTTAAGGAGCGTCCCAGAGCCCCTGGACAGCATCTTACTGGCTGCCTTTGAGTTTGACATCCATCAGGTCATCAAGGACTGCAG CATTGCTCTCAACAACTGGTGGTTTGTGGCCCATTTGACAGATCTGTTGGATCATTGCAAACTCCTCCAGTCTCACAATCTACA ctttgGCTCCAACTTGAGAGAGTTTCTGCTGTTAGAATATGCTTCTGGTCTCTTCACTCATCACAG TCTGTGGCAGTTGGCCGTGGACTATTTTGACAACTGCCCAGAGTTTGGCCATGTCTACCTGGAGCTGCAGATTGAGCGCGTACCTTTAGAAACGGAGCGCAAAGCCCTCAAGGTGCTCAGGATCTGCGAGCAGAGGCAAATGTCCGAGCAAG TGCGGAGTATCTGTAAGATCATGGCCATGCGGGCCCTGAGGAACAACAGACTGGGCTCCGCTCTCTCCTGGAGCATCAGGGCCAAGGATGCTGCCTTTGCCACACTCATTTCAGAGAG GTTTCTACAGGATTACTGTGCCAGAGGGACCTTCTCTGATTTGGACCTGATAGACAACTTGGGTCCAGCAATGCTGCTCAGCGACAGGCTCACTTTCCTTG TGAAGTACCGTGAGTTCCACAAGCTGTACGAAGAGAAGCGCTTCAGTGAGGCGGCCAAGCTGCTCCTCTCCCTCATCACGGCCAAGATCGCCCCCCAAAGCTTCTGGATGACTCTGCTGACTGACGCCCTGCCGCTGCTGGAGCAGAAAGAG GTGATCTTCTCAGCAGACCAAACCCATGAGCTGATGTTCTGTTTAGAGGAGCTCACTTCCTCATTGAACACCACAGCTCCCGGCACAGACAGGACCATGCAG GATGAAGACATAGAGCAGACCAAAGTGGAGCTCCTGAGACTTGCTCTGGCCAGGAATCTGGCTATGGCTATAGTCAAAGAGGGAACTGTCGAAGCATGA
- the gga3b gene encoding ADP-ribosylation factor-binding protein GGA3, with product MAYQEGESLESWLNKATHPTNRQEDWEYIIGFCDQINKELEGPQIAVTLLVHKIHSPQEWEALQALTVLEACMKNCGRRFHNEVGKYRFLNELIKVVSPKYMGDSAPEKVKMKIVEMLYSWTVAFPNETKISEAYQTLRRQGLVTHDPELPLDKTLIPSPPTRPKHPVFDNEDMGKLLAELLRSKNPEDLQEANRLIKNMVKEDEARVHKVTKRIHTLEEVNINVKLLTEMLSHYNKDSSTDSDKDIIKELYERCDKLRRSAFKMATETEDNDTSLGDILQASDDLSRVINSYKKIVEGQPVNGDSEEPRSTAGRGESETTDTLIDLAGLDTPSPPQPAAPLFQSTNLVSTNPTASPIPFLPPPPKRPGGSHGSQSNSPSHPPHDKASTALSLLDDELLSLGLNGPPTSLSSHSKPKLNELSNQWTSLQAPASGVDMFCSVACSGPAGHPAEPAAAPHSLQNLQDLAMMDFSDPKSLSIKMTAKGSNFGMPAAAPSLIHGQGSPSSPSFLQGTMSGSPALSHAKAQSLGSAPGSPLFRSLSPCHPPFQGSPARATDISLSNVHVPLETIRPSKVLPVTAYDRDGVRMLINFASDCPSGRPDVLVMVVSMLNTAPLLVHNVVLQAAVPKSMKVKLQPPSRAELAPFNPILPPASINQIMLLANPTKDKVRLRYKLSFTLGERLCNEVGEVNQFPPPETWGHL from the exons ATGGCGTACCAGGAAGGGGAGTCGCTTGAATCTTGGCTCA ATAAAGCCACCCATCCAACAAACAGACAGGAGGACTGGGAGTACATCATAGGCTTCTGTGATCAAATCAACAAGGAACTGGAAGG TCCTCAAATAGCTGTGACTCTGCTCGTCCATAAAATCCACTCACCACAAGAATGGGAAGCTCTTCAGGCTCTGACA GTATTGGAGGCATGTATGAAGAACTGCGGGAGAAGGTTTCATAATGAAGTTggaaaatacagatttttgaATGAGCTGATTAAAGTTGTGTCTCCAAAG TACATGGGTGACAGTGCACCTGAGAAGGTGAAGATGAAGATCGTAGAGATGCTGTACAGCTGGACGGTGGCTTTTCCAAATGAAACCAAGATCAGTGAAGCCTACCAGACGCTGAGAAGACAGG GCCTTGTGACACATGACCCAGAATTACCGCTGGACAAGACTCTGATTCCCTCTCCTCCGACACGACCGAAACATCCGGTGTTTGATAACGAGGACATGGGCAAG ctgcttgCTGAGCTTCTCCGGAGTAAAAATCCAGAGGATCTCCAGGAAGCcaacagattaatcaaaaaCATGGTGAAAGAG gATGAGGCAAGAGTGCATAAGGTTACAAAGCGTATACACACACTGGAAGAGGTGAACATCAATGTCAAGCTGCTGACGGAGATGCTGTCCCACTACAATAAAGACAGCTCCACTGACTCAGACAAGGATATCATTAAG GAACTCTACGAGCGGTGTGACAAGCTGAGGCGTTCAGCTTTCAAAATGGCTACTGAGACAGAAGACAATGACACCAGTTTAG GTGATATCCTGCAGGCCAGCGATGACCTCTCCAGAGTCATCAACTCTTACAAGAAGATAGTTGAGGGGCAGCCCGTCAACGGTGACAGCGAGGAGCCTCGCTCTACAGCCGGTCGGGGGGAGAGTG AGACCACAGATACGCTGATCGACCTCGCTGGCCTCGATACTCCGAGCCCTCCTCAACCTGCTGCCCCTCTTTTTCAGTCCACAAATCTTGTTTCCACCAATCCTACGGCTTCCCCCATCCCttttctgcctcctcctcccaaACGCCCGGGCGGCTCCCATGGCAGTCAGAGCAACAGCCCGAGTCACCCCCCCCACGACAAGGCCTCCACTGCACTCTCTCTCCTTGACGATGAGCTGCTGTCTCTAG GACTGAACGGTCCCCCTACCTCTCTGAGCAGCCACTCAAAACCCAAGTTGAACGAGTTGTCCAACCAGTGGACTTCTTTGCAG GCTCCAGCTTCAGGTGTGGATATGTTTTGCAGTGTAGCTTGTTCAGGTCCTGCCGGGCATCCAGCTGAACCAGCTGCTGCCCCACACAGTCTACAGAACTTGCAGGACCTGGCTATGATGGACTTTTCAGATCCCAAGAG TTTGTCCATTAAGATGACAGCCAAAGGAAGCAACTTCGGGATGCCTGCAGCAGCACCTTCCCTCATACATGGGCAGGGTTCTCCTTCTTCACCCTCTTTTCTCCAGGGTACGATGTCCGGCTCCCCTGCTCTGTCCCATGCCAAGGCCCAGAGCCTGGGCTCAGCCCCGGGCAGCCCGCTGTTCCGCTCTCTATCCCCCTGCCACCCTCCCTTTCAGGGCAGCCCGGCCAGAGCTACAGACATCTCTCTGAGTAATGTGCACGTCCCTCTGGAGACCATCAGACCGA GTAAAGTGCTGCCTGTGACGGCTTATGATAGGGACGGTGTTCGCATGCTTATCAACTTTGCATCTGACTGCCCCTCCGGCAGGCCTGACGTTTTGGTGATGGTGGTGTCCATGCTAAATACAGCACCCTTGCTTGTTCACAATGTGGTACTGCAAGCGGCTGTGCCCAAG TCAATGAAGGTGAAGCTGCAGCCTCCATCAAGAGCAGAACTGGCACCATTTAACCCTATCCTTCCTCCAGCCTCCATTAACCAGATAATGTTGCTGGCCAACCCTACAAAG GACAAGGTGCGTCTGCGCTACAAGCTGTCTTTCACACTAGGAGAGCGGCTGTGTAATGAGGTTGGAGAGGTCAACCAGTTTCCTCCACCAGAAACATGGGGTCATCTATAG
- the mrps7 gene encoding 28S ribosomal protein S7, mitochondrial: MAASISGLLKPWTPRVFQVRWSRYNPYYLEPEVRKEAYSTPETELSAEEKAQRELKALRPIKAATSGVNSSVFSDPVLSKFINMVMTDGNKVLARGIMTQTLENIKRKQVEKYHKAPEGKKEEIECNPYTIFHQALENCKPVVGLASIQKGGKYYQVPIPLTDNRRRYLAMKWMITECRDNKHRRTHMYEKLSQELLAASVKEGNVIKKKFELHKMAEANRAYAHYRWW; encoded by the exons ATGGCTGCTTCCATCTCTGGATTATTAAAACCTTGGACACCAAG AGTGTTCCAAGTGAGGTGGAGCAGATACAACCCTTACTATCTGGAGCCAGAGGTTAGGAAGGAGGCCTACAGCACCCCAGAGACGGAGCTGAGTGCTGAGGAGAAAGCGCAGCGGGAGCTCAAAGCGCTCCGACCCATCAAGGCAGCAACCAGTGGAGTCAACAGCTCCGTTTTCAGCGACCCAGTCCTCAG taaattCATCAACATGGTGATGACAGATGGAAACAAGGTTTTGGCCAGAGGGATCATGACACag ACCCTGGAGAATATAAAGAGGAAACAGGTGGAGAAATACCACAAAGCTCCAGAAGGGAAGAAGGAGGAGATTGAGTGTAACCCCTACACCATTTTTCACCAGGCTCTGGAGAACTGTAAGCCTGTTGTTGGACTAGCCAGCATACAGAAAGGTGGAAAGTACTACCAG GTGCCCATCCCGCTGACCGACAACCGCCGTCGATACCTCGCCATGAAATGGATGATCACAGAGTGCAGAGACAacaaacacagacgcacacacatgtACGAAAAACTTTCCCAAGAACTGCTTGCAGCATCTGTGAAGGAGGGCAACGTTATCAAGAAGAAGTTTGAGCTGCACAAGATGGCCGAAGCCAACAGAGCCTACGCCCACTACCGCTGGTGGTAG
- the mif4gdb gene encoding MIF4G domain-containing protein B, giving the protein MLPSIMENTTDDYKIQSFDLDTQMLLKTALKDPSSVNLEKVSDIIMDQSLKDQVFSKEAGRICYTIVQAEAKQNNGNVFRRNLLNRLQQEFKNREDTRRRSLQEWVCYVTFICNIFDYLKVNNMPMVALVHPVYDCLIRLAQPDALMNEDEVDCLVVQLHRIGEQLETVNSPRMDELFFLLRDGFLLQEGLTSMARLLLLEILEFRAGGWVLSSTAHKYYYSEIAD; this is encoded by the exons ATGCTACCATCTATAATGGAAAACACCACTGATGACTACAAGATCCAGTCATTTGACCTGGACACACAGATGTTGCTGAAAACAGCCTTGAAAG ATCCAAGTTCAGTGAACCTGGAGAAGGTCTCAGATATCATCATGGATCAGTCGTTAAAGGACCAGGTGTTCAGCAAAGAAGCTGGACGCATCTGCTACACCATTGTGCAG GCTGAGGCCAAGCAGAATAACGGAAATGTGTTCAGGAGAAATTTGCTCAACCGGCTCCAGCAGGAGTTCAAGAACCGCGAGGACACAAGGAGACGCTCGTTGCAGGAGTGGGTGTGCTACGTTACGTTCATCTGTAACATCTTCGACTACCTCAAA GTGAACAACATGCCGATGGTGGCTCTGGTGCATCCTGTGTATGACTGTCTGATCCGGCTGGCCCAACCAGATGCTCTAATGAATGAGGACGAG GTGGACTGTTTGGTGGTGCAGTTGCATCGCATCGGAGAGCAGCTGGAGACGGTGAACAGCCCACGGATGGACGAGCTGTTCTTTCTGCTGCGGGACGGCTTCCTGCTACAGGAGGGCCTTACCTCCATGGCccgtctgctgctgctggagatcCTGGAGTTCAGGGCTGGAGGCTGGGTGCTCAGCAGCACCGCCCACAAGTACTACTACAGTGAAATAGCTGATTAG
- the slc25a19 gene encoding mitochondrial thiamine pyrophosphate carrier: MVGYDPGALCAAFSPEEAALAGSAAGMVTRALISPFDVLKIRFQLQIERLSSHRPEGKYQGLLQASRCIYLEEGLSAFWKGHVPAQLLSISFGAVQFASFELMTEVVHKSTLYDSQTAGVHFMCGGLAACSATVVCQPLDTLRTRFAAQGETKVYSNLRHAVSTMCRSEGVLTFYRGLSPTLMAVFPYAGLQFFFYNVFKKLLAPTAEAGNSGGDLRSLLSGSGAGIISKTMTYPFDLFKKRLQVGGFEAARVHFGQVRNYRGLVDCMVQIAKEEGVRGFFKGLSPSLVKAALSTGFTFFWYEFFLNAMRNLKERRRTNGLPRDLEES, translated from the exons ATGGTGGGCTATGACCCTGGGGCTCTGTGTGCAGCCTTCTCACCAGAGGAGGCAGCCCTGGCTGGGTCAGCTGCTGGGATGGTCACCAGGGCCCTCATCAGCCCCTTTGACGTGCTTAAAATCAGATTTCAG CTGCAGATTGAGCGTCTGTCTTCACATAGGCCCGAGGGGAAGTACCAGGGATTACTTCAGGCCTCCCGGTGCATTTATTTAGAGGAGGGACTCTCTGCTTTTTGGAAGGGCCATGTCCCTGCACAGCTCCTCTCCATTAGCTTCGGGGCTGTCCAG TTCGCCAGTTTTGAGTTAATGACGGAGGTGGTCCACAAGTCGACCCTGTATGACAGCCAGACAGCAGGAGTTCACTTTATGTGTGGTGGTCTGGCTGCATGCTCTGCTACAGTGGTCTGCCAGCCTCTGGACACACTGCGGACACGCTTTGCAGCTCAGGGAGAAACCAAG GTTTACAGCAACTTGCGTCATGCTGTGTCCACAATGTGCCGCTCAGAGGGAGTGCTAACATTTTACCGTGGCCTGTCTCCAACACTGATGGCAGTGTTTCCTTATGCTGGGCTGCAGTTTTTCTTCTACAATGTGTTTAAGAAACTGTTGGCTCCAACAGCTGAAGCTGGAAACTCAGGAG GAGACCTAAGAAGCCTGCTCTCTGGCAGCGGAGCTGGAATAATCAGCAAAACAATGACATACCCCTTTGACCTTTTCAAGAAGAGACTCCAAGTGGGGGGCTTTGAGGCGGCCAGAGTTCACTTTGGACAG GTGCGGAATTATAGAGGCCTGGTGGATTGCATGGTTCAAATAGCCAAAGAAGAGGGTGTCCGAGGCTTCTTTAAAGGCCTTTCACCCAGCCTTGTGAAGGCTGCACTATCAACAGGCTTCACCTTTTTTTGGTATGAATTTTTTCTCAATGCCATGCGTAACCTAAAGGAAAGGCGGAGAACAAATGGCCTCCCCAGAGACCTTGAGGAAAGttag